From a single Amphiprion ocellaris isolate individual 3 ecotype Okinawa chromosome 18, ASM2253959v1, whole genome shotgun sequence genomic region:
- the stub1 gene encoding E3 ubiquitin-protein ligase CHIP, with translation MAGSPEKSSTAQELKEQGNRLFLCRKYQEAATCYSKAINRNPSVAVYYTNRALCHVKLQQHDKALADCKHALELDSQSVKAHFFLGQCHLELENYDEAIGNLQKAYNLAKEQRLNFGDDIPSALRIAKKKRWNSIEEKRINQENELHAYLTKLILAEKERELEEYKEKQDDNQNGGDAAKIASKHDKYLMDMDELFSQVDEKRKKREIPDYLCGKISFELMREPCITPSGITYDRKDIEEHLQRVGHFDPVTRSPLTQDQLIPNLAMKEVIDAFIQENGWVEDY, from the exons ATGGCCGGCAGCCCGGAGAAGAGTTCCACCGCACAGGAGCTGAAGGAGCAGGGGAACCGGCTGTTCCTCTGCCGCAAGTACCAGGAGGCTGCTACCTGCTACAGCAAAGCCATT AACCGTAATCCATCGGTGGCAGTATACTACACCAACAGGGCTCTCTGCCatgtgaagctgcagcagcatgaCAAGGCTCTGGCAGATTGTAAGCATGCACTGGAGCTGGACAGTCAGTCAGTTAAGGCCCACTTCTTCTTGGGCCAGTGTCACCTGGAGCTGGAGAACTACGACGAGGCCATCGGCAACCTGCAGAAAG cttATAACCTGGCAAAAGAACAGAGGCTGAATTTCGGAGATGACATCCCCAGCGCTTTGCGCATTGCCAAGAAAAAACGTTGGAACAGCATTGAGGAGAAGCGCATCAACCAGGAAAACGAGTTACATGCCTATCTGACCAAACTCATACTGGCTGAGAAGGAAAG agaaCTAGAagaatacaaagaaaaacaggatgACAATCAAAATGGAGGCGACGCTGCCAAGATTGCATCAAAACAT GACAAGTATCTAATGGACATGGATGAGCTCTTCTCTCAAGTGGACGAGAAGAGAAAA AAACGGGAAATCCCAGATTACCTTTGTGGGAAGATCAGTTTTGAGCTGATGAGGGAGCCTTGCATCACACCCAGTGGAATCACTTATGACCGCAAGGACATTGAAGAACACCTACAG CGAGTAGGTCATTTCGACCCGGTCACCAGGAGTCCCCTGACCCAGGACCAGCTGATCCCGAACCTGGCTATGAAGGAAGTGATCGATGCCTTTATCCAGGAGAACGGCTGGGTGGAGGACTACTGA
- the LOC111582879 gene encoding C-reactive protein-like, translating to MRVNMEKFVVALLGVIGLTWTFSTATQVGLADKVLVFPYETDFSFVALTPQKEMSLKAFTLCMRVATELPEERQIILFAYRTADYDELNVWRERDGRVSFYMSGDGAFFHLPPITTFRSSLCLTWESRTGLAAFWVEGKRSTYQVYKPGHTIRPKGTIILGQDPDKHLGGLEAVQSFVGEVTDLNMWDFVLSRSMIQAWHYGHKVPKGNIFDWATIEYALNGNVMVVDDD from the exons atg agaGTCAACATGGAGAAGTTTGTTGTGGCTCTTCTTGGTGTCATCGGGTTGACTTGGACTTTCTCCACAGCCACACAAG TAGGTCTGGCTGACAAAGTCCTGGTGTTCCCTTATGAGACGGACTTCAGTTTCGTGGCCTTGACCCCGCAGAAGGAGATGTCTCTGAAGGCCTTCACCCTCTGCATGCGTGTTGCCACAGAGCTGCCGGAGGAGCGACAGATCATCCTGTTCGCCTACCGCACGGCCGACTACGACGAACTCAACGTGTGGCGTGAAAGGGATGGACGCGTCTCCTTCTACATGAGCGGTGACGGCGCCTTCTTCCACCTGCCTCCCATCACCACCTTCCGCAGCAGCCTCTGCCTCACCTGGGAGTCTCGCACCGGCCTCGCTGCCTTCTGGGTGGAAGGGAAACGCAGCACCTACCAGGTCTACAAACCCGGTCACACCATCCGTCCAAAAGGCACCATCATCCTGGGGCAAGACCCGGACAAACACCTGGGAGGGTTGGAGGCCGTGCAGAGCTTTGTAGGGGAGGTGACTGATCTGAATATGTGGGACTTTGTGCTCTCCAGGAGCATGATTCAGGCCTGGCACTACGGACACAAGGTCCCCAAGGGAAATATCTTCGACTGGGCCACTATTGAGTACGCGCTGAACGGGAACGTGATGGTGGTGGATGATGACTGA